One window of the Candidatus Methylomirabilota bacterium genome contains the following:
- a CDS encoding ABC transporter ATP-binding protein, with product MPPLLEVENLRAHYGLTEALHGLSFVVEEGGITTVLGANGAGKTTTLRAVCGMVRTTGTIRLAGERIDRRPTESIVRRGIALAPEGRGTFAQLTVEENLRVGAWGRRERGNPDGDIVRMYEHFPVLRERRRQLAGTLSGGEQQMLAVARALMLRPRLLLLDEPSLGLAPLVVREIFRILGAINREQGVSVLLVEQNAALALDVADHAYVLETGRVIRSGAAAALRQDDAVRRAYLGY from the coding sequence GCCTCACCGAGGCCCTGCACGGGCTGTCCTTCGTCGTGGAGGAGGGTGGTATCACGACGGTCCTTGGCGCCAACGGCGCCGGCAAGACGACCACGCTGCGGGCGGTTTGCGGCATGGTGAGGACCACCGGGACCATTCGCCTCGCGGGGGAGCGCATCGACCGACGACCGACCGAATCGATCGTGCGCCGCGGCATCGCGCTGGCCCCCGAGGGGCGCGGGACGTTCGCGCAGCTCACCGTCGAGGAGAATCTGCGCGTGGGCGCCTGGGGCCGCCGTGAGCGCGGCAACCCGGACGGCGACATCGTCCGGATGTACGAGCACTTTCCCGTGCTGCGCGAGCGACGCCGGCAGCTCGCCGGGACGCTGTCCGGCGGCGAGCAGCAGATGCTGGCGGTGGCGCGGGCCCTCATGCTTCGGCCGCGCCTGCTCCTCCTCGACGAGCCGTCTCTGGGGCTGGCGCCGCTCGTCGTGCGCGAGATCTTTCGCATCCTGGGCGCCATCAACCGCGAGCAGGGGGTGAGCGTCCTGCTGGTGGAGCAGAACGCCGCTCTGGCCCTGGACGTCGCCGACCACGCGTACGTCCTGGAGACCGGCCGGGTCATCCGCTCGGGGGCCGCCGCCGCCCTGCGCCAGGACGACGCCGTCCGCCGGGCGTATTTGGGCTACTGA